The following coding sequences are from one Homalodisca vitripennis isolate AUS2020 chromosome 7, UT_GWSS_2.1, whole genome shotgun sequence window:
- the LOC124366659 gene encoding piggyBac transposable element-derived protein 4-like: MSHSPGTSREIPAGDSDLDSDATGYSDDSDLDAAQAHQEPLPDDHDSDNDDVEYNYDFDWSPNTIGMRNIPFTKENKILIPTPGNNEPIDWFSVLFDDVLLEKICSYTNAYAWTVFELPTLTPKSRINKWVDLTVPELKTFIGVLLHMGTVRTNRLSDYWNKHRFFNFEAIREQMSRDRWLLIMRCLHFSKNAQVNVNEQNDNRLEKVDLLISTFNSVMSTVYYPGKELSIDESMMLWRGRLLFRQYIKNKKHKYGIKFYSLCEPDGLCIRFTIYSGKGGELSGVGHTNKVVMHLMRHRLGVGHSLYMDNYYNSVPLAATLLRESTYCTGTLRADRKYLPEEVKTAVLKKGETVARYAQGIAVAKWKDKRTVLYISTEFENEMAVSHNRYGQPRQKPLAIIHYNAEMSGVDRHDQLMAYYPAEHKSLRWYKKVFVHILQMGFINAFRLYKKSNPATKKSLYDFRIDLVHALLPPKERLLLRPVQRNQNRHVISKIPKLPNKARVSRRRCKQCQTEGRETRTIYFCAQCDGEPGLCALACFDKWHA, encoded by the coding sequence aTGTCTCATTCACCTGGTACTTCACGAGAGATACCAGCTGGTGACAGTGACCTTGACTCGGACGCAACAGGCTATTCAGACGACAGTGACCTTGACGCCGCACAGGCACATCAGGAGCCCCTGCCTGACGACCATGATAGTGACAACGATGATGTCGAGTATAACTACGACTTCGATTGGAGCCCGAATACGATAGGTATGAGGAACATTCCTTTTACTAAagagaataaaattcttattcctACACCTGGAAACAATGAGCCAATAGACTGGTTTTCCGTTTTGTTTGACGACGTGCTGTTGGAGAAAATTTGTTCCTACACTAACGCCTACGCTTGGACAGTTTTCGAGCTGCCCACGTTGACCCCAAAGTCTAGAATTAATAAATGGGTTGATTTGACAGTACCCGAGTTGAAAACGTTTATTGGTGTACTCTTGCATATGGGTACTGTCCGCACAAACAGATTGAGTGATTACTGGAACAAgcatagattttttaattttgaggcaATCAGGGAACAGATGAGCCGAGATAGATGGCTTTTGATCATGAGATGCCTTCATTTCTCAAAAAACGCCCAAGTCAATGTCAACGAACAAAATGACAATAGGCTTGAAAAAGTGGACCTGTTGATTTCTACCTTCAACAGCGTAATGAGTACTGTCTATTATCCCGGAAAAGAGTTGTCAATTGATGAAAGTATGATGTTGTGGCGGGGACGATTACTTTTTCgccagtatattaaaaataagaaacacaagTATGGTATTAAGTTTTATTCTCTGTGTGAACCCGATGGCCTATGTATTAGGTTCACGATCTATTCTGGAAAAGGTGGTGAACTGAGTGGTGTTGGCCACACCAACAAAGTTGTAATGCATCTCATGAGGCACAGATTGGGGGTGGGCCACTCGTTGTACATGGACAACTATTACAACAGTGTCCCACTGGCCGCAACTTTATTGAGGGAGTCCACCTACTGCACAGGCACCCTGAGAGCAGACCGCAAATACTTGCCGGAGGAGGTCAAAACAGCGGTCCTGAAAAAAGGAGAAACTGTGGCAAGATATGCCCAGGGGATAGCTGTCGCAAAGTGGAAAGATAAGCGAACAGTGCTCTATATTTCTACTGAGTTTGAGAATGAAATGGCAGTTTCCCACAACAGATATGGTCAACCTAGGCAGAAACCCTTGGCGATTATCCACTATAATGCCGAGATGTCTGGAGTGGACAGACACGACCAGTTGATGGCGTACTACCCGGCTGAACACAAGTCCTTGAGGTGGTACAAAAAGGTTTTTGTCCACATTCTTCAAATGGGTTTCATAAACGCATTCAGACTGTATAAAAAGTCCAACCCTGCCACAAAAAAATCTCTGTATGACTTCAGGATTGACCTTGTACATGCTCTGCTGCCTCCAAAGGAACGACTTCTACTGCGACCTGTCCAGAGAAACCAAAACCGGCACGTGATCTCTAAAATCCCCAAGCTGCCCAACAAAGCACGTGTATCCAGGAGACGCTGCAAACAGTGTCAAACCGAAGGCCGCGAAACACGCACAATTTATTTCTGTGCACAGTGTGATGGCGAACCAGGCTTGTGTGCATTGGCCTGTTTCGATAAGTGGCACGCCTGA